The sequence below is a genomic window from Lytechinus variegatus isolate NC3 chromosome 3, Lvar_3.0, whole genome shotgun sequence.
AACAAGTTGGTGTGTAAAAATAGCCCTTGTTTAGTGCATCACAAAAGTCACAATGTATGGTCATGAATGCTACCACAGAAACTTAGCTTTTCAACAATTGTCACTCATTATTGGTAGATTGAAATTcttgatattttctttgttttctccaCAGTAGGTAAGATACAAGACTAGAGTAAATCTTAGAACAGTCATGTAACACACCTTTATGTATTTAAAAATGGACCCTCATCAAGAAAAGTCAGTCCTCCTTCTGCACCATAATAGAAGTTATATAAAGAGAGCCCATCGATGAGATAACCATACAGAAAAGAGTGGTTTCATGTAAATTCTATTTCCAGAATAAAAGATagccacccccccaaaaaaagaacatatgatcagaataatagaaaatatgatgtacatgtttgaaaaatgtataaaaataaaaaatgtataactAAAGTGATTATCATaatatgtgaaatatatatacttaaaataaaaattgttcatACTGAGATGCATTTCTCGTTTAAATGCTgcatatttcacttgcgaatgAATGTATTCAGTGGATATATATGAGACTTCCTTCCTTACTGCTTTGCCAAGAAGTGACTCTGAAAACCGCCCAACTTTTCAAAGCTTGCATCATAAACTATATGCCATCATTAGGTAGGTTTTTGGCACCAGACCAATTTTGCTGTTCTTCTCACCTACCCACCAGTTGAAGGAGTCGAACTCTTTACTTATGATATGAACCAATTCTCCTCTCTTGAACTCcaattcattatcatcatcgggAAAGCAGTCCCACATACCCATATAAATGTTGTCATAATCCTCTTCCCATGGTTCTGGTTTGGGAGGTACGGTCGGGGTTGAGGTTGGTAAAGGTGGCAAGCTTTCAGTCTTTGTAGGGGTCTTCTCGTCACTTGCCCTTCGTGCAGGTGCAGGCTTCTCATCCGACACCTTCCTTGGGAGATCTGGCTTGGGACGCTGAGACGTAGGAATCGCTGGAAGTTGCATGGTGGGTTGGGATGGCGAATGTGGTACTTCTGGTAGTGCACCGTGTCGAGCTGGTGGTGGTCTGGGTGCTGCTTCTGGTTCTTTGGTACCACTGGATACATCCTCATATACTTCATCAGTGTCAATGATCTCTAGCTCGGTATCATcatatatctcaccctggtcaCCTGGAGGCGGAGGAACTTCAGGAGGCTTCTGAATCTTTGACTTTTGATAAGTCTCTACGTCATCATAAGTCTCATCAAAGTCTTCGGGTATTGGAGATGGTGGTTTTTCAGGAGGGGGAGGTGTACCTGCCACAGCCTCTGGAATGGGCTTTGTGGATGATTCtataaaaggggaaagaaaaataaagagagtATATTCAAGAGATGGCTCTTTAAGCATAAGATCTGCCAGATCCTCctatcatattttcataaaagatTTCAACAAGTGTAAAAATCCAAAACACAAGTGACCCCCTCTCCTTCATTTTCACAagattttcaaaacattttattttgatggaGAGGTGTTTGGACTGATCCACCTATAATTATCCAACTAGTCGTCTCCATCCAAAGAAGACTGTTTCAATttcctatttttgtttgtttaaacaAGGAAGTATAGCTTGTAGATTTAATATGATAATGAGGGTATGTAAATCTTGCTTTCTCTACATGAAGAAAACCACTTGATACATATAATCTCATGAGAAATTTAGCACTTATGGTAGTGTGACATGATATATGAAACACTTACTAGTACTAAACATGTGGACTGTTCAGGTAATTACAAAAGTAagtacaaaaaaagaaatagttgtATCTTCCTGCCAAGCTAGTTAAATACACTAGCCCAGAATCCATTAAGTCACGTTTCCATGTCCCAACAATGCTAAAATATCTTATCACAAAGTGAACAAAATCTCCAAAGACCAACCGTTAATAAAAGAGTGCAGTTTCTGTGCCTTTCCATACTGAGTATTAAAACTTTGCCTATTGCACATCAAAATTACTGTCTCTTGgaataatattatatttgaaaataaaggcACCTTTAACTCTAACTTCTTATAGGTTTTGTTTCTGCACATTAGCAAGATATGACTGTTTTCTGCAAATTTCACTACATTAACTACTTGAGAAAAACAAATACTCCCAaatggaaagaagaaagaaagaaaattgttgGGAACTGTAAGTTTTTACTTCAGacattttcatttgttatattgcatctttcatgaaatattatgtacaataaCCTTCCATTCTATCTGacaatgaattcaattcaaaacttgaaaatatataaCCTTTATATTCACTAAGTATGTATACCGCATTACTGGGAATAGCATGGATCAACATCTTGATGTACCTTGGAAAACACTTTTGAATTTAATTGTTACTTAACATGCTTTAATTGTTCCTTGATCTACTTACCAACAGCTGGGACAATAGTGCTGGCAGAAGATATCGCATCAATCCAGGATCTCATCTCTTCATTGCTAGATGCTATGAACTGAATGTCAAGAACAAGAGAAACATTCATGTGATATCTATAAACTGTGATCTCAATGTAGTGACACAATTAAAAGGTTTATCTTGACTCTCTTCTTATTGAGCTCtttgttgataatgatattggaTTTGTTAGTGCTATCCatgaatttgataatttcagcCAGGCTTGGTGCCAAAGTGCATCCTGTTGATTTTTCCTCTGAGAAGTCCTCTCAATTCAGTGATTTGTCAAATACCAAACTGAAATATTAGACAGAATGTAATTGAAATAgttaaataattatattatactTGAACTATTAAATAGCCTGAACTCTAATTGACAAAATGCTTGATACATTCATATGATAGCATGCAAGAACAGATACACTGTCAGATCACCCCTATCCCTACCCCAAAAAAGCCAATGGTAGGAAAGTACCAAGGGAAatgcaaaattattttgtagaaTAAACCCGCTTTGTAAGGGAAAATCCTGTTTCAACAAGTTTATGCTAAATTACTTCCTGGCGAGGCTT
It includes:
- the LOC121410793 gene encoding src kinase-associated phosphoprotein 2-A-like, whose product is MADTRDFLLEEIKHLLKEVNDFLSITLKKEKLKKDVGSKREDLCQQITSVIGKVDKILPVEQEEYADVEIEESHNAPPIEEEGELYEDTAIPDSPNKNMMSQGSDHDTLEEPELPQASEKDENGEPYSDMKIGPIAATDLTKPIKEGYLEKRRKEGQLGISQWQRRYCVIKENIFYYFKNPNDKQQKNVIILNGYEARPNSDFDKKHKKRDFIFEVVCPAKRSYQFIASSNEEMRSWIDAISSASTIVPAVESSTKPIPEAVAGTPPPPEKPPSPIPEDFDETYDDVETYQKSKIQKPPEVPPPPGDQGEIYDDTELEIIDTDEVYEDVSSGTKEPEAAPRPPPARHGALPEVPHSPSQPTMQLPAIPTSQRPKPDLPRKVSDEKPAPARRASDEKTPTKTESLPPLPTSTPTVPPKPEPWEEDYDNIYMGMWDCFPDDDNELEFKRGELVHIISKEFDSFNWWVGEKNSKIGLVPKTYLMMAYSL